GGTCGGGCTGGCGGTGAGGCCGTAGGCGCCGGCCTGGAAGATGACGATCAGATCATCGACGTCGGCATCCGGCAGGGCGAGGTCGTCGCCGAGCAGGTCGAGCGGGGTGCACAGGCATCCGACCACCGTCACCGCATCGTCCGGGTCCGCGTCGACGCGATTGCCGACGACCAGCGGATAGTTGCGACGGATCGCCTGGCCGAAATTGCCGGATGCCGCGAGCTGATGGTGCATGCCGCCGTCGACGACCAGGTACGTCCGTCCGCGCGAGAGCTTCCGGTCGAGCACGCGGGTCACGTACACGCCGCATTCGCCGACGAGGTAGCGCCCCAGCTCCAGCACCGGTGTGGCGTCGGGGAAGCGCTCGGCGATCGGTCCATGGACCAGTTCCCGGAGCCCCTCGGCGACGGCGCCCAGATCGAGCGGCTGATCCTTCTCCGTGTACGGGATGCCGAACCCGCCGCCCAGGTTGAGGTAGCGCATCGGCCGTGGGAGGTGCACGGCGAGCGTGCTGACGAGGTCGACGGTGCGCCGCTGCGACTCGGCGATGATCCCGGCGTTGAGGTTCTGCGAGCCGGCGAAGACGTGGAAGCCGAGCACGTCCACCCCGGCAGCGGCGATGCCGCGCAGGACTGCCGGCACCTCTTCCGAGTCGATCCCGAACTGCTGCGGGCCGCCACCCATCCGCATGCCCGACCCCTTGACGGCGAAGTCCGGGTTGACGCGCACGGCGATCGTCGGGGTGAGCCCGAGCTCGTCGCCCGCGGCGATGACGCGACGAAGCTCCGTGGTCGACTCGATCTCGATGAGCACACCGGCCGCGACCGCCTGGCGGATCTCGGCGGGGGTCTTGCCGGGTCCGGCGAAACTGATGCGGTCGGGACGGATGCCGGTGTCCAGCGCGACCTGCATCTCCAGGCCCGAGGCCACATCGATCCGGTCCACCCGCCGGGCCATATGCTGCACGAGCGCCGGCATCGGGTTCGCCTTCATCGCGAAGCTGAGGTCGATGCGCGACGGAAGCGTGTTGCGGAGCGCGTCGATCCTGTTGTCGAGCACACCCCTGTCATACGCGAAGAACGGCGTCGAGCCGACCCGGGCGGCCAGCCGGCTGAGCGGCATGCCCCCGACTCGCAGCTCGCCGTCCCGCGTGCCGAACGCGGCCAGGTGCTGGTGGGCCATCATGCGGCCACCTCCGATTTCAGCAGCGCGCGGTCGAACTTGCCGTTGGGCGAGCGCGGCAGCTCCCCGCGGACCTCGATGCGCGCGGGGACCATGTACAGCGGCAGGAGCCGGCGCAGCGCTGCGATCAGCGCTGCGACGTCGAGTTCGGGCTGCACGGGGCTGGCGATCAGCAGGATGCGCTGCCCCAGCGCGGCATCGGCGACCCCGAGGGCGACCGCGTCGCGGACGAGGCCGGTGCTGTACGCGGCCTCTTCGATCTCGGTGGGACTGACCCGGTAGCCCGAGGTCTTGATCATGTCGTCGGAGCGACCGACGAAGAAGAGGAACCCCTCCTCGTCCGCGACGACGGTGTCGCCAGACCACACCGCCAGCTCGGGCGCACGCCAATCCTGGCCGGCGTGCGTCACCGGCCGGAACCGCTCTGCGGTGCGCGCCGGGTCGTTCCAGTACCCGAGGGCGACGAGCGCGCCGCGGTGGACCAGTTCTCCCGGCTCGCCTGGCCCGCAGGGCGTGCCGTCCGGCCGCAGCACGAGGATCTCGGCGTTCGGGATCGCCTTGCCGATCGAGTCGGGGCGCCGGTCCACCTCGGCGGGGTCGAGGTAGGTCGAGCGGAAGGCCTCCGTCAGCCCGTACATCAGGTACGGGTCCGCCACGGTGAAGGTGGCGCGCAGGCGATCGAGGGTGGGTCGCGGCATCCGTCCCCCGGTGTTGGCGAAGTACCGCAGCCTCCGCGCGGCCTCCTCGGGCCAGGGCACGTCGGCCAGCTGCAGCCAGAGCGGCGGCACCGCCGTGAGCCCGGTCACGCCGTGCCGCGCGCAGAGCGCGGGAACCTCGCGCGGCAGCAGGTAGTTCAGCAGGATCACATGCGCCCCCACGCAGAACGCCGTGGTGATCTGGCTCAGGCCGGCGTCGAAGCTCAGCGGCAGGGCGCTGAGGATCACGTCATCGCTCGTGTTGTGCAGGTAGGTGCTGACGCTCTCGGCGCCGACGAGGAGGTTGCGGTGGCTGAGCACCACGCCTTTGGGCTTGCCGGTGCTCCCCGAGGTGTACAGGATGGCCGCGGGGTCGACGTCGATCGCCGCCGGCTCGCCGAGTCCGCCGTTGGGCGCGGATGCCGCCCGCCAGGCGTGCAGCCCGTAAGGGACGTCCTGCCTCGCAACCCCTGCGCACTCGCCCACCACGACCACGTGCTCGATCCGGGCCTGCCGCAGCAGGTCGGCGAGCTGGCGGAGCCGGTCGGCCGTCGTCACCAGGATGCGCGCGCCGCTGTCGCCGAGGATGTGCTCGACCTGTGCGGGCTTGAGCACGGAGTTGACCGGCACGAAGATCCCGCCGGCCGCGGACACCGCGAACATCGCGACGACCGTCTCGATGCGCTTCTCGAGGAGGATCGCCACCCGGTCGCCTCTGCGAAGCCCCAGTTCCCGAAGATGCCCGGCGACGGATGCCACGGCCGCCGCGACCTCTGAGTAGGTCGCGGTCTCGTTCTTGTACGTGAGGGCGGGCGCGTCGGGGAGCCGCTGCGCGGACTGCGTGAGCAGGTGGTGGAGATTCGAGCGGATGCCGGTCACGACCCGTACACCTCGTCCTCCACGATCCGCACGACCGCGTCGCCGGTCGGCTGCCACGACCGTCCGCCCGCCGAGGCGGCGGCAGCGATCGCGTTCGCCTCGCGGTCCGGTGCGGTCACGACTGCGGCGAGGGCGCCCGCAAGTGCGCCGGCGGTCGGCTCGGCCCAGCGGACGAGCGGGTTGGGCAGCACCGCGTGCGCCAGCGGCATGTCGTTCACGACCGGGATGTTGCCGGCCGCGAGCATCTCCTCGGCGACGAGGGTGATGTTGGTGAACGACATGGCGAGCCCGGCGATCGTCCTGCCGTACAGCTCGTTCAGCTCGTCGGTCGACAGGCGGCCGTGGAAGGTGTGCGGCACGTCGAATCCGCGGGGCGGTGCGCCATAGATGTGGATCTCCTGCTCCGGGTGCGCGCGGTGGAACAGGGTGAGCGCGACGCGCGCGAGCTGGTAGCCGCGACGGGCGTAATCGGGACGACAGTAGAAGACGATCCCGTGCCGGGCCGGCTGCGGCGAAGGCAGGCGGTACGCCGACGAGTCGCATCCGAACGGCACGACGTCCGAGTGCAGGCCGGTCTCCTCCCGGATCATCCCGTCGAGCATCTCGCCCAGCGCGATGCGCCGGAACGGCAGGCGGTAGGTCATCGCGGCGAATTCGTGCTCGGCACCGTGGCCGTAGAAGTGCGGCTCGTAGTCCTGGATGAAGTACAGCCGCCGCATCGGCGTCCGGCCGTAGCGGACGATGAGATGGGCCGACTCCCAGCCCGAGGCCACGACCGCGTCCAGGTCGCGGATGCCGTCAGCCACGTCCCGCACCTCCGCCCGCAGTGCGGGCCAGTGACGCCGGACGACCTCCTGCAGCGCAATGGCGTCCATCCCGTGACGGTCGGAGAAGTAGAGGACGCACCGGTGCCCCTGCGCTTCGAGCGCCTCGACCATCCGGAACAGGGTGGTGTGCCCGCCTGAGCCTGGAGCCGGCGCCGTGCAGACCCATCCGATGGTGAGCGGATCGCCGCGGACGGGACGCTCCTGCGGGACGGGGAGGTCGTCCGGCACCTCGGCCAGGATGTCCTCGTCGGCGATCTGGAAGAAGAGGTCGGCGGCGCCGGTGTCGCGATAGGCGCGCCAGGCGAGGCGCTGGGCGACGCCGCGCGCCCCGACCTCGCGTGCGCGACGCGCCGTGGCCAGCATCCGGCTCACGGACGCACCCACGATCGATTCAGACACCGGAGACCACCCATCGCGCATAGGAGACGTCCTGCCGGGCACGGCGTGCGGCGCGTCGGGCGAGCGCGGCGACGCGGGCAGCCGGTCCGGATGCCGCGTCCCGCTCCACCCGCTGGAACGACGACCACTCCCGCGCGGCCGGCCAGATGCGCGCGGCGAACGAGAGCAGCTCGTCGTCCCCGCCGCGCGGGTGCCCGCGGTCGTGCGCGGCCGACGCGAAGCGGAGCGCATCGCGTGCCAGCGCCCGACGGGCGTCGTCGTGCAGCGCGCTCGCACCGGGAACGCGATCGCCGACGCGGCGGAACACGCTCGCGAACGCATCGGCCCGTGCTTCCAGGTCGACGAGGGTGCCCGATCCGTCGGTCTCGCTCATGCTCCCGCCGTGCTCGCGGTGCAGGGCCTGATCCGCCCCGCCGACCCAGCCGACGTCGCTGACCGCGGCGACCCGCATCGCGATCTCCATGTCCGGTGCGTACGGGACCGCCGGGTCCATCGGGCCGATCTCGGCGAGGACGCTCGAGCGGAGCACCATCTCCGGGTTGGTGATCGCGCTGACGCCGAGCCGGCAGCGCTCGGCGAGCCAGTCCCGCCCGCGCCACACCGTCCACCGGACGTCGGTCGTGCGGCCGGCGGGCGGTTCGGCGGACTCGAAGTGCCGCGGGTGCCCGTAGACGAGCCCGACGCCGGGGCACGACTCCAGGAGTGCTGCGGCGCGTGCGAGCGACCCGGCAGCCAGCAGATCGTCGGCGTCCAGCTTCACGATGTACGCACCCGATGCCGCCGCCCACCCGGTGTTGAAGGCGCGGACATGACCGCCGTTCTCGGCCCGCGCGAGCACTCGGACGGACGGATACTCGGCCGCGAGCCGGCGGGCGACCTCGAGGCTGTCGTCGGTCGAGACGTCGTCGACCACGAGCACCTCGACCTCGACACCCTCCTGCAGGACCGCGCTGCGCACGGCGGCCGGGAGGAACCGGGCGTAGTTGTAGCAGGGGATGACGACGGAGACCAGCGGCCGAGCGCGGGGCGCCAGCCTCGGCGCGGGAATCCGGGCGATCGGGCGCAGCGGCGACGGTGCGAGGCGAGCCGCCAGCCGCAGCATCCGTCCCGACATCGCGTGCGACTCGGCGTATCCCGTCCAGGTGCGCACCCGCGTCGCTGGCGCCACCGCGAGATCACGCGACATCGTGCACCGCCACGCCGACCCGCTCCGAGCCGCGGATCGCCCGCACGTGCTGCCGCAGCCACGGCCACCCGACGAGCAGGTAGACCGCGACGGCGCCGAGACCGCCGACCAGCACCGCCCCGACCGGGTTCTCGATCAGCAGACGTGCGCCGATCGCGACAGCGACCGCGGGGACCGCCGCCACCGTCGGCCACCACGCCGCCCGCAGGATCGTCCGGAAGCGGACGCCGGCCGAGCGCAGCGCCAGCGCGTATGCGGGAAGGACCACGACGACCGCCACGACCACGTGCACCCATCCGGCGCCGACGATCCCGAACGCCTGCGTGGCGAAGATCATGCCCACCACGAGGACCGCGAGCCAGGCGAGCTGGATCCACAGCACCGGCCGCGACCGCCCGCGGGCGTAGAGGAAGCCGGCGAAGAGGTCGAAGACCACGCGCAGACTGCCGTAGAGGCCGAGCGCGGCCAGCACCGGCGCGGCGGGCAGCCATTTCGCGCCGTAGACGACTTCGATGAGCGGCGCGCTGAGCGCGGCCAGCACCGCGCCGGCGGGGAGCGCTCCGGCCCAGGCCACCGCGACGACGGGGGCGAGTCCCTCGCTCCCGCTGCCGGTGCGCGAGAAGTACGGCAGCGAGATCGAGCGCACGACCTGCGACAGGGCGCTCATCGGCCAGCCCGAGATGTTGAAGGCGAGCACGTAGAACCCCAGGGCGGCAGCGCCGGCGATGCGCACCAGGATGATGTTGTCGACGTTCAGCAGCGTCCAGGAGAGCAGGTTGGCGGCGGCGATGGGCAGGCCGAAGGCGAGCACCGGCCCGATCGCGGCGCGGTCGATGCCGAACCGCGGCACCACCCGGGCCAGCACGAACTGCATGACCGTCGAGACGACCTGCGCCGCCACGCGTCCGATCGCCAGGCCCAGCGGACCCAGGCCGATCGCGACGAGGGCCAGGGTCACCGTCGTGGAGACGAGGAAGTCGGCGACGCCGACGAAGAAGAGCTCGCGCTGCTGGAACCGGCGCTGCAGCATCGCGTACGGCACGACGCTCGCCCCGGCCAGCACCAGCGTGAGCGAGAGCACCGAGATGGCGGGCGCCGCCGCGGGGGCTCCGAGCAGGTCCGCGATCGCGACGCTGGAGGCCAGCGTGATCGCGGTCATGATCGCGCCGCTGGTAAGCCCAAGGGTGGCGACGGTCGGCGCGATGCGGTCGGGGTCGTCGCTGCGGATGAGGTCGGCGGACAACCCCAGGTCGGCCACGGTGATCAGGATCGCCTGCACGGTGAGGGCGACCGCGTAGACACCGAACTCCTCGGGGCTGAGCAGCCGGGCCAGCACGATCCCGACGACGAGTCCGCCCAGGCGCAGCACGATCGTGCTCACGCCGCTCCAGGCCGCGCCGCGCGTCGCCTGGGAGCGCAGCGTCGCGCGGTGGTCACTCATCGAACGGGTCATCGTCGGCGACCTCAGAGCCCGAGCGCCAGCTGGCGACGTGAGCGGATCTTCCAGCGCAGACGTTCGGCCGAGCGGATGCCGCGTGCCCGCCGTCCCTCGATCGCGGTGCGATCAGCCCAGCGCCAGACCGGGGTGCGCACGATCTCCGGCGCAGTCTCGCGGGCGAAGCCCTGGAGCTCCGAGAGCACCTCGGCCGGGGCGCCTTCGGCCCGCAGCAGCGCGCCGCGAAGCAGGGCTTCGCGCGCGACCGAGCGTCGCGCGGTCGCGGCGAGCGCGTCGGCACCGGCGAGCCCCGATCCGTCCGCGGCGAAGAAGCGCTCGTAGACGTCTCGCACCTGCCGCATGTCATCGAGCACTCCGCCGTACTGGCTGGAGTGCATGTTGGCGCCGTGATCGCTGCGGTAGTACGCCTGGCGGGGTCCGGCGACGAAGCCCACATCGCTGACGGCGGCGGCCTGCAGCCACATGTACATGTCGCCGGCGTGCGGGAAGTCGAGGTCGTAGCCGCCGGTGCTCAGGTACACCGAACGACGCATCACGGCCTCGGGGTTGACCACTGCGTTGCGCCCGCGGCGCACGAGTCGGTCGATCCACTCCTCGCCGGTCCACAGCTGCCACCACCCGCCACCGGCGCGGACCGCTGGCAGCTCCCCGGAGAAGAACTCCACTCCGCCGTAGACCAGGCCGACGTTCGGATGCGCCTCCATCAGCGCGACAGAACGGGTGAGCGAATCGGGGGTGAGGGCGTCATCGGCCGACAGCAGCACGACGTAGTCGCCGGTCGCCCTGGCCAGTCCGTCGTTGTACGTGCGGATGTGCCGCATGTTCTCCGCGTGCTCGACGAGCGTGATCCGCTGATCGGCCGCGGCGATACGGCGCGCGATCGCATCGCTGCCGTCGGTGGATCGGTCATCCACGATGATGATCTCGAGGTCGAGGCCGCGCTGGTCCAGTGCCGAGTCGACCGCCGTCTGCAGGAACTGCCCGTAGTTGTAGTGCGGGATCACCACGGTGACCTTCGGGCGGCGGAGCATCCGCGCGGGGCGGACGATCCTCATGACGCGATCCGCTCGGTCGTGCGCCGGAGCGCTCCGGCCAGCGCGCCGACGACCTGCTCCTGCTGCGCCTCGCTCAGGTGCGGGAACATCGGCAGCGACAGGATGCGGCCCGCTGCCGCCTCGGCGACCGGGAACTGTCCACGACGGTAGCCGAGCGATGCGTAGGCGGCGGTGAAGGGCACGGGCGTCGGGTAGTGGATGCCGGTGCCGACGCCCGCCGCAGCAAGCACGGCCGCCACCCGATCACGGTCGTCGACACGCACGACGAAGAGGTGCCAGACGTCGTCGTTGCCCGGGCGCACGGCGGGCAGGCGCACCCCGTCCAAGCCGGTGAGCATGGCGGCGTAGCGCGCCGCTGCGGCCCGGCGCATCGCGTTCCAGCCGTCGAGGCGCCGCAGCTTGGCGCGCAGCACGACCGCCTGCACCGCGTCGAGGCGTGCGTTGACGCCGACGACATCGTGCACGTACTTGACGGCGCTGCCGTGGGCGCCGAGCGTGCGCACGCGCGCCGCGAGGGCGGCGTCATCGGTCATGACCGCGCCCGCATCGCCCGCGGCGCCGAGGTTCTTGCCGGGATAGAAGCTGGTCGCCGCCACCCGTGACAGCGCGCCGGCCCGACCGGCCGCGGAGGCGGCGCCCTGCGCCTGGGCGGCATCCTCGATCACGACCAGGTCGTGGGCACGGGCGATCGAGGCGATCTGCTCCATCGGCGCGGTCTGCCCGAACAGGTGCACCGGCACGATCGCGCGGGTGCGGGGCGTGATCGCCGCCGCGACGGCGTCCGGGTCGAGGAGGAGGTGGTCGTCGTCGACATCGACGAAGACGGGCACGGCGCCGATCCGCGAGACCGCCTCGGCGGTGGCGATGAACGTGTTCGCCGGAACGATCACCTCGTCGCCCGTGCCGATGCCGACCGCCCGGTACGCGAGCTCGAGCGCGTCGGTGCCGTTCGAGACCCCGATCACGTGGCGCACACCGAGGTAGTCGGCGAACTCGCGTTCGAACGCGTCGACCTCCGGGCCGCCCATGAAGGCGGCCGATTCGAGCTGGGCACGCCAGACCGGGAGCACCTCGTCCACGATCTCCGCCTGCTGGGCGCCGAGGTCGACGAACGGCACCGCGTCCAGGAACGGCAGGCCGCCGGTCATCCCCGTGCCTCCAGTTCTCGAGCGGGCACCCCTGCCCAGGTCCGATCGCCCGGGACGTCGGCGAGCACCACGGCGCCCATGCCGACCGTCGCGCCGCGGCCGATCTCGACGCCCTGGCGGATCGACGCGTTCATGCCGACGTACGCGGCCCCGCGGATGCGCACCGACCCGCCGAGCGCGACGCCCGCCGCGAGCGTCGCGAAATCATCGAGCACGCAGTCGTGCGTGACGGTGCAGTTCGGCATCACCACGACGTGGTGACCGATGCTCGCATCCGCGGTGACGACCACGCCGTCGAGCAGGATGCTGCCAGGGGCGACCGTGCTCGTCCGGCCGATCCGGGCCGACCGCGCGACGTACGTCGCGTACCGGTCGAGGCCGACGCCGGACTTCGCGAGTCGGCGTACGACGCTGCGGCGGCTCGCGCTCGGCCCGATGCACACCAGCAGCGACTCGTCGCGGTCGGTCGCCGCTGAGACCGCGCCGACCACCGGGATGCCGTCGATCTGGCTGCCGTGCAGCGTCTGGTCATCGTCGAGGATTCCTGCGACGCCGGTGATCCCGGCGGCCAGGACCTCCCGCACCAGTCCGCTCGCCCCCACGAGCAGCAGCCCCGCGCTCATGCCGCGACCCCGGCCGGTGCGCGCAGCACCGCGATCACGCGATCCTGCTCGTCGGCGGTCAACGTGTGGAACACCGGAAGGATCAGCGTGGTCTCGTTCAGGCGTTCGGTGACCGGCAGCCCGCGCTCCGGCGTCAGGGAACGGTACGGCGGCTGGCGGTGCGCGGCCATGATGCCGCGTCGCGCCGAGACGTCGGCGTGGGCGAGCGCCTCGAGCAGCCCCTCGCGATCGGTCGGGTACTCGTCGAGGACCTCGACCCAGAAGGACTGGTAGTTGCCGGTGCCGTACGACGGGTCGGCGACCGCGCGAAGACCCGGGATGCCGGCGATGGCGCGCTGGTAGGCCGCCGCGATCTCGCGGCGACGCCGCACGATCTCGGGCAGGCGCCCCAGCTGGACGATGCCGACGGCGGCCTGCAGGTCGGTCATCCGGAAGTTGAAGCCCACCTCGCCGTACTCCTCGGCCGGCGGCAGCACCGAGCGGTGCCGGTCGGCGGCCGAGACGCTCATGGCGTGCTCGCGGAGGTGACGCGCCCGCGCGGCCCAGTCCTCGCGCGTCGTCGTGAGCATGCCGCCTTCGCCGGTCGTCAGGAGCTTGCGCGGGTGGAACGACCACGCCGAGATCTCCGCGCCGGCGCCCACGGGGCGCCCTTTGTAAGTCGAGCCGGCGCCGCACGCGGCATCCTCGATCACGACGATTCCGAGCCGGTCGGTGACCGCCCGGATGCCGTCCAGGTCGACCGGCACCCCGCCCTGGTCGACGGCGATCACGGCGCGGGTGGCCGGCGTCAGAGCTGCCGCCACGGTGTCGCCCGTGAGGTTGCCGGTGCCCGCGTCGACGTCGGCGAACACGGGGTCGGCACCGACGTAGCGGACCGCGTTCGTGGTGGCGATGAACGAGAACGAAGGGATGACGACCTCGTCGCCCGGCCCGATCCCCGCGACGATCAGCGCCAGGTGCAGGGCGGTCGTGCAGCTCGTCGTGGCGACGGCGTACGGCGCCTGCATCGCGGCGGCGAACTCCTGCTCGAAGCGCAGGACGCGCGGGCCCTGTGCCACCCAGCCGCTGGCGATCACCTCCGCGACGGCATCCGCCTCCTCGGTCCCGAGCCAGGGCACCATCACGTTGATGCGGGCGCTCATGCGCGGACCGTCCGGCCGGCCGCGATCTCTTCCCGCAGCGGGGCCCACCAGTCCACCAGCATCCGAAGACCCTCCTCGATGCCGATGGATGCC
This portion of the Microbacterium pygmaeum genome encodes:
- a CDS encoding pyridoxal-dependent decarboxylase, exosortase A system-associated, translated to MMAHQHLAAFGTRDGELRVGGMPLSRLAARVGSTPFFAYDRGVLDNRIDALRNTLPSRIDLSFAMKANPMPALVQHMARRVDRIDVASGLEMQVALDTGIRPDRISFAGPGKTPAEIRQAVAAGVLIEIESTTELRRVIAAGDELGLTPTIAVRVNPDFAVKGSGMRMGGGPQQFGIDSEEVPAVLRGIAAAGVDVLGFHVFAGSQNLNAGIIAESQRRTVDLVSTLAVHLPRPMRYLNLGGGFGIPYTEKDQPLDLGAVAEGLRELVHGPIAERFPDATPVLELGRYLVGECGVYVTRVLDRKLSRGRTYLVVDGGMHHQLAASGNFGQAIRRNYPLVVGNRVDADPDDAVTVVGCLCTPLDLLGDDLALPDADVDDLIVIFQAGAYGLTASPTAFLGHAAPAEVLV
- a CDS encoding NeuD/PglB/VioB family sugar acetyltransferase, whose protein sequence is MSAGLLLVGASGLVREVLAAGITGVAGILDDDQTLHGSQIDGIPVVGAVSAATDRDESLLVCIGPSASRRSVVRRLAKSGVGLDRYATYVARSARIGRTSTVAPGSILLDGVVVTADASIGHHVVVMPNCTVTHDCVLDDFATLAAGVALGGSVRIRGAAYVGMNASIRQGVEIGRGATVGMGAVVLADVPGDRTWAGVPARELEARG
- a CDS encoding glycosyltransferase gives rise to the protein MRIVRPARMLRRPKVTVVIPHYNYGQFLQTAVDSALDQRGLDLEIIIVDDRSTDGSDAIARRIAAADQRITLVEHAENMRHIRTYNDGLARATGDYVVLLSADDALTPDSLTRSVALMEAHPNVGLVYGGVEFFSGELPAVRAGGGWWQLWTGEEWIDRLVRRGRNAVVNPEAVMRRSVYLSTGGYDLDFPHAGDMYMWLQAAAVSDVGFVAGPRQAYYRSDHGANMHSSQYGGVLDDMRQVRDVYERFFAADGSGLAGADALAATARRSVAREALLRGALLRAEGAPAEVLSELQGFARETAPEIVRTPVWRWADRTAIEGRRARGIRSAERLRWKIRSRRQLALGL
- a CDS encoding lipopolysaccharide biosynthesis protein; the protein is MSDHRATLRSQATRGAAWSGVSTIVLRLGGLVVGIVLARLLSPEEFGVYAVALTVQAILITVADLGLSADLIRSDDPDRIAPTVATLGLTSGAIMTAITLASSVAIADLLGAPAAAPAISVLSLTLVLAGASVVPYAMLQRRFQQRELFFVGVADFLVSTTVTLALVAIGLGPLGLAIGRVAAQVVSTVMQFVLARVVPRFGIDRAAIGPVLAFGLPIAAANLLSWTLLNVDNIILVRIAGAAALGFYVLAFNISGWPMSALSQVVRSISLPYFSRTGSGSEGLAPVVAVAWAGALPAGAVLAALSAPLIEVVYGAKWLPAAPVLAALGLYGSLRVVFDLFAGFLYARGRSRPVLWIQLAWLAVLVVGMIFATQAFGIVGAGWVHVVVAVVVVLPAYALALRSAGVRFRTILRAAWWPTVAAVPAVAVAIGARLLIENPVGAVLVGGLGAVAVYLLVGWPWLRQHVRAIRGSERVGVAVHDVA
- a CDS encoding acyl-CoA ligase (AMP-forming), exosortase A system-associated; protein product: MTGIRSNLHHLLTQSAQRLPDAPALTYKNETATYSEVAAAVASVAGHLRELGLRRGDRVAILLEKRIETVVAMFAVSAAGGIFVPVNSVLKPAQVEHILGDSGARILVTTADRLRQLADLLRQARIEHVVVVGECAGVARQDVPYGLHAWRAASAPNGGLGEPAAIDVDPAAILYTSGSTGKPKGVVLSHRNLLVGAESVSTYLHNTSDDVILSALPLSFDAGLSQITTAFCVGAHVILLNYLLPREVPALCARHGVTGLTAVPPLWLQLADVPWPEEAARRLRYFANTGGRMPRPTLDRLRATFTVADPYLMYGLTEAFRSTYLDPAEVDRRPDSIGKAIPNAEILVLRPDGTPCGPGEPGELVHRGALVALGYWNDPARTAERFRPVTHAGQDWRAPELAVWSGDTVVADEEGFLFFVGRSDDMIKTSGYRVSPTEIEEAAYSTGLVRDAVALGVADAALGQRILLIASPVQPELDVAALIAALRRLLPLYMVPARIEVRGELPRSPNGKFDRALLKSEVAA
- a CDS encoding rhamnosyltransferase WsaF family glycosyltransferase; the encoded protein is MSESIVGASVSRMLATARRAREVGARGVAQRLAWRAYRDTGAADLFFQIADEDILAEVPDDLPVPQERPVRGDPLTIGWVCTAPAPGSGGHTTLFRMVEALEAQGHRCVLYFSDRHGMDAIALQEVVRRHWPALRAEVRDVADGIRDLDAVVASGWESAHLIVRYGRTPMRRLYFIQDYEPHFYGHGAEHEFAAMTYRLPFRRIALGEMLDGMIREETGLHSDVVPFGCDSSAYRLPSPQPARHGIVFYCRPDYARRGYQLARVALTLFHRAHPEQEIHIYGAPPRGFDVPHTFHGRLSTDELNELYGRTIAGLAMSFTNITLVAEEMLAAGNIPVVNDMPLAHAVLPNPLVRWAEPTAGALAGALAAVVTAPDREANAIAAAASAGGRSWQPTGDAVVRIVEDEVYGS
- a CDS encoding glycosyltransferase family 2 protein; translation: MSRDLAVAPATRVRTWTGYAESHAMSGRMLRLAARLAPSPLRPIARIPAPRLAPRARPLVSVVIPCYNYARFLPAAVRSAVLQEGVEVEVLVVDDVSTDDSLEVARRLAAEYPSVRVLARAENGGHVRAFNTGWAAASGAYIVKLDADDLLAAGSLARAAALLESCPGVGLVYGHPRHFESAEPPAGRTTDVRWTVWRGRDWLAERCRLGVSAITNPEMVLRSSVLAEIGPMDPAVPYAPDMEIAMRVAAVSDVGWVGGADQALHREHGGSMSETDGSGTLVDLEARADAFASVFRRVGDRVPGASALHDDARRALARDALRFASAAHDRGHPRGGDDELLSFAARIWPAAREWSSFQRVERDAASGPAARVAALARRAARRARQDVSYARWVVSGV
- a CDS encoding DegT/DnrJ/EryC1/StrS family aminotransferase, whose amino-acid sequence is MSARINVMVPWLGTEEADAVAEVIASGWVAQGPRVLRFEQEFAAAMQAPYAVATTSCTTALHLALIVAGIGPGDEVVIPSFSFIATTNAVRYVGADPVFADVDAGTGNLTGDTVAAALTPATRAVIAVDQGGVPVDLDGIRAVTDRLGIVVIEDAACGAGSTYKGRPVGAGAEISAWSFHPRKLLTTGEGGMLTTTREDWAARARHLREHAMSVSAADRHRSVLPPAEEYGEVGFNFRMTDLQAAVGIVQLGRLPEIVRRRREIAAAYQRAIAGIPGLRAVADPSYGTGNYQSFWVEVLDEYPTDREGLLEALAHADVSARRGIMAAHRQPPYRSLTPERGLPVTERLNETTLILPVFHTLTADEQDRVIAVLRAPAGVAA
- a CDS encoding DegT/DnrJ/EryC1/StrS family aminotransferase codes for the protein MTGGLPFLDAVPFVDLGAQQAEIVDEVLPVWRAQLESAAFMGGPEVDAFEREFADYLGVRHVIGVSNGTDALELAYRAVGIGTGDEVIVPANTFIATAEAVSRIGAVPVFVDVDDDHLLLDPDAVAAAITPRTRAIVPVHLFGQTAPMEQIASIARAHDLVVIEDAAQAQGAASAAGRAGALSRVAATSFYPGKNLGAAGDAGAVMTDDAALAARVRTLGAHGSAVKYVHDVVGVNARLDAVQAVVLRAKLRRLDGWNAMRRAAAARYAAMLTGLDGVRLPAVRPGNDDVWHLFVVRVDDRDRVAAVLAAAGVGTGIHYPTPVPFTAAYASLGYRRGQFPVAEAAAGRILSLPMFPHLSEAQQEQVVGALAGALRRTTERIAS